Proteins encoded by one window of Elaeis guineensis isolate ETL-2024a chromosome 12, EG11, whole genome shotgun sequence:
- the LOC105054848 gene encoding putative wall-associated receptor kinase-like 16 isoform X2: MASMPVLLLQLQLLLGTAAVASAITWSPSCPATCGNISIPYPFGIGPNCFMEGFEVTCNDSKPFLGGNVELIDVDLPQGIAHVYGNISWNCNYQNKSAHWPMNFKGTSFKFSDTRNKFTAVGCDAYAYMVSSDAQGFVSGCMLTCFNISSTIGSSCNGLGCCQASIPKGIVQYDSIIFVSNPDPSTFQLYPCIYSFLADEKWHKLMASDIRSSDFYERNKNGVPLALDWAVGGTSCEKAKLNPTSYLCRSEYSECTDSPNGPGYYCNCSVGYEGNPYLSNGCQGTIFITAGSVGVGILLLLGSSVLIWRKLKEINVKKRKKRLFRENRGLLLQQLVSSDETLVERMKIFTLEELEKATNNFDGARVVGKGGHGTVYKGILSDQRVVAIKKSKIANQIELDQFINEMVILSQINHRNVVKLFGCCLESKVPLLVYEFISGGTLFNHLHDSQHFAPLSLQDRLRIAAEIASALSYLHYAASISIFHRDVKSSNILLDESYTAKVSDFGASRSIPLNQTCVTTAVQGTYGYLDPEYHQTGQLTEKSDVYSFGVILLELLTGKNPISYSRHTERTLTLDFICSLRENHLFDILDPYIGEERGEEEIKIVASLTELCLRLKGEERPTMREVEQKLHTIRRFGKSKHDFDVVQNGGMTASLPGKLPVKGNASDSTRQYSLEEELMLSLIEQRR, translated from the exons ATGGCATCCATGCCAGTGCTCTTGCTCCAGCTACAGCTGCTGCTAGGAACGGCGGCGGTGGCATCGGCGATTACTTGGTCACCAAGCTGCCCAGCGACGTGCGGCAATATCTCCATCCCATACCCCTTCGGCATTGGCCCCAACTGCTTCATGGAAGGTTTCGAGGTCACATGCAACGACTCGAAGCCTTTCTTAGGTGGCAACGTCGAGCTAATCGATGTCGACTTGCCACAAGGAATCGCGCATGTCTACGGCAACATCAGCTGGAATTGTAACTACCAAAACAAATCCGCCCATTGGCCGATGAACTTTAAAGGCACATCCTTCAAGTTCTCCGACACTCGCAACAAATTCACCGCTGTTGGCTGCGACGCCTATGCCTACATGGTAAGCTCCGATGCACAGGGCTTCGTCAGTGGATGCATGCTGACATGCTTCAATATAAGCAGCACCATCGGTAGCTCGTGCAACGGCTTGGGCTGCTGCCAGGCTTCCATTCCCAAGGGGATTGTCCAGTATGATTCTATCATATTCGTAAGCAATCCGGATCCAAGCACCTTCCAGCTGTATCCTTGCATCTATTCTTTCTTGGCAGATGAGAAATGGCACAAATTAATGGCCTCTGATATCAGATCGTCGGATTTCTACGAGAGAAATAAGAATGGGGTGCCTTTGGCGCTGGACTGGGCGGTGGGAGGCACGAGCTGTGAGAAAGCCAAGCTCAACCCCACTTCTTACCTTTGTCGTAGCGAGTACAGCGAGTGTACTGACTCTCCCAACGGCCCTGGATACTATTGCAACTGTTCGGTGGGCTATGAAGGCAATCCCTATCTCTCCAATGGATGCCAAG GCACAATTTTTATAACAGCCGGAAGTGTTGGAGTaggcattcttcttcttcttggatcTAGTGTTCTGATTTGGAGAAAATTGAAGGAAATAaatgtgaaaaaaagaaagaaaaggttatTTCGTGAAAATCGGGGTTTGCTGTTACAACAGCTTGTTTCTTCTGATGAAACTCTTGTTGAGAGGATGAAAATCTTCACACTAGAAGAGCTAGAGAAGGCAACCAATAATTTTGATGGCGCACGTGTTGTTGGTAAGGGAGGCCATGGCACTGTTTATAAAGGAATTCTATCAGACCAACGTGTGGTTGCTATCAAAAAGTCAAAGATAGCAAATcagattgagttagatcaatttatAAATGAGATGGTCATTCTTTCTCAAATCAATCACAGGAATGTGGTTAAGCTCTTTGGATGTTGTCTAGAATCCAAAGTCCCCTTATTAGTTTATGAATTTATCTCTGGCGGAACTCTTTTCAACCATCTCCATGACAGCCAACACTTTGCTCCTCTATCATTGCAAGATCGTCTAAGGATTGCTGCTGAAATTGCAAGTGCACTATCATATCTTCACTATGCCGCTTCAATATCAATTTTCCACAGAGATGTCAAGTCATCTAACATTCTACTTGATGAAAGTTATACTGCAAAAGTATCAGATTTTGGTGCTTCAAGGTCTATTCCTCTCAATCAAACATGTGTAACCACAGCTGTTCAAGGAACATACGGTTACTTGGATCCTGAGTACCACCAAACAGGCCAACTAACAGAAAAGAGTGATGTCTATAGCTTTGGAGTCATTCTCTTGGAGTTGCTAACCGGAAAGAATCCAATTTCTTATAGTAGACATACAGAAAGAACTCTAACTTTGGATTTCATTTGTTCCTTAAGGGAGAATCATCTCTTTGACATTTTAGACCCCTACATTggggaagaaagaggagaagaagagatcaaaataGTTGCTTCTCTTACTGAATTGTGTCTGAGATTGAAAGGGGAAGAAAGGCCCACGATGAGGGAGGTGGAACAAAAACTTCACACCATTCGAAGGTTCGgaaaatcaaagcatgattttgaTGTTGTACAAAATGGTGGAATGACAGCAAGCTTGCCAGGCAAGCTACCAGTTAAAGGCAATGCTAGTGATTCGACTAGACAATACAGTCTAGAGGAAGAGCTCATGTTGTCACTGATAGAACAACGTAGGTGA
- the LOC105054848 gene encoding putative wall-associated receptor kinase-like 16 isoform X1 — MASMPVLLLQLQLLLGTAAVASAITWSPSCPATCGNISIPYPFGIGPNCFMEGFEVTCNDSKPFLGGNVELIDVDLPQGIAHVYGNISWNCNYQNKSAHWPMNFKGTSFKFSDTRNKFTAVGCDAYAYMVSSDAQGFVSGCMLTCFNISSTIGSSCNGLGCCQASIPKGIVQYDSIIFVSNPDPSTFQLYPCIYSFLADEKWHKLMASDIRSSDFYERNKNGVPLALDWAVGGTSCEKAKLNPTSYLCRSEYSECTDSPNGPGYYCNCSVGYEGNPYLSNGCQDIDECARREQYPCYGACRNSPGSYTCYCPHGTHGNALIKAGCIRDKSVLGTIFITAGSVGVGILLLLGSSVLIWRKLKEINVKKRKKRLFRENRGLLLQQLVSSDETLVERMKIFTLEELEKATNNFDGARVVGKGGHGTVYKGILSDQRVVAIKKSKIANQIELDQFINEMVILSQINHRNVVKLFGCCLESKVPLLVYEFISGGTLFNHLHDSQHFAPLSLQDRLRIAAEIASALSYLHYAASISIFHRDVKSSNILLDESYTAKVSDFGASRSIPLNQTCVTTAVQGTYGYLDPEYHQTGQLTEKSDVYSFGVILLELLTGKNPISYSRHTERTLTLDFICSLRENHLFDILDPYIGEERGEEEIKIVASLTELCLRLKGEERPTMREVEQKLHTIRRFGKSKHDFDVVQNGGMTASLPGKLPVKGNASDSTRQYSLEEELMLSLIEQRR, encoded by the exons ATGGCATCCATGCCAGTGCTCTTGCTCCAGCTACAGCTGCTGCTAGGAACGGCGGCGGTGGCATCGGCGATTACTTGGTCACCAAGCTGCCCAGCGACGTGCGGCAATATCTCCATCCCATACCCCTTCGGCATTGGCCCCAACTGCTTCATGGAAGGTTTCGAGGTCACATGCAACGACTCGAAGCCTTTCTTAGGTGGCAACGTCGAGCTAATCGATGTCGACTTGCCACAAGGAATCGCGCATGTCTACGGCAACATCAGCTGGAATTGTAACTACCAAAACAAATCCGCCCATTGGCCGATGAACTTTAAAGGCACATCCTTCAAGTTCTCCGACACTCGCAACAAATTCACCGCTGTTGGCTGCGACGCCTATGCCTACATGGTAAGCTCCGATGCACAGGGCTTCGTCAGTGGATGCATGCTGACATGCTTCAATATAAGCAGCACCATCGGTAGCTCGTGCAACGGCTTGGGCTGCTGCCAGGCTTCCATTCCCAAGGGGATTGTCCAGTATGATTCTATCATATTCGTAAGCAATCCGGATCCAAGCACCTTCCAGCTGTATCCTTGCATCTATTCTTTCTTGGCAGATGAGAAATGGCACAAATTAATGGCCTCTGATATCAGATCGTCGGATTTCTACGAGAGAAATAAGAATGGGGTGCCTTTGGCGCTGGACTGGGCGGTGGGAGGCACGAGCTGTGAGAAAGCCAAGCTCAACCCCACTTCTTACCTTTGTCGTAGCGAGTACAGCGAGTGTACTGACTCTCCCAACGGCCCTGGATACTATTGCAACTGTTCGGTGGGCTATGAAGGCAATCCCTATCTCTCCAATGGATGCCAAG ATATAGACGAGTGTGCGCGTCGGGAGCAGTATCCATGCTATGGAGCCTGTCGTAATTCCCCCGGGAGCTACACTTGCTACTGTCCACATGGCACCCATGGAAATGCTCTGATAAAAGCAGGCTGCATCAGAGATAAGTCCGTTTTAG GCACAATTTTTATAACAGCCGGAAGTGTTGGAGTaggcattcttcttcttcttggatcTAGTGTTCTGATTTGGAGAAAATTGAAGGAAATAaatgtgaaaaaaagaaagaaaaggttatTTCGTGAAAATCGGGGTTTGCTGTTACAACAGCTTGTTTCTTCTGATGAAACTCTTGTTGAGAGGATGAAAATCTTCACACTAGAAGAGCTAGAGAAGGCAACCAATAATTTTGATGGCGCACGTGTTGTTGGTAAGGGAGGCCATGGCACTGTTTATAAAGGAATTCTATCAGACCAACGTGTGGTTGCTATCAAAAAGTCAAAGATAGCAAATcagattgagttagatcaatttatAAATGAGATGGTCATTCTTTCTCAAATCAATCACAGGAATGTGGTTAAGCTCTTTGGATGTTGTCTAGAATCCAAAGTCCCCTTATTAGTTTATGAATTTATCTCTGGCGGAACTCTTTTCAACCATCTCCATGACAGCCAACACTTTGCTCCTCTATCATTGCAAGATCGTCTAAGGATTGCTGCTGAAATTGCAAGTGCACTATCATATCTTCACTATGCCGCTTCAATATCAATTTTCCACAGAGATGTCAAGTCATCTAACATTCTACTTGATGAAAGTTATACTGCAAAAGTATCAGATTTTGGTGCTTCAAGGTCTATTCCTCTCAATCAAACATGTGTAACCACAGCTGTTCAAGGAACATACGGTTACTTGGATCCTGAGTACCACCAAACAGGCCAACTAACAGAAAAGAGTGATGTCTATAGCTTTGGAGTCATTCTCTTGGAGTTGCTAACCGGAAAGAATCCAATTTCTTATAGTAGACATACAGAAAGAACTCTAACTTTGGATTTCATTTGTTCCTTAAGGGAGAATCATCTCTTTGACATTTTAGACCCCTACATTggggaagaaagaggagaagaagagatcaaaataGTTGCTTCTCTTACTGAATTGTGTCTGAGATTGAAAGGGGAAGAAAGGCCCACGATGAGGGAGGTGGAACAAAAACTTCACACCATTCGAAGGTTCGgaaaatcaaagcatgattttgaTGTTGTACAAAATGGTGGAATGACAGCAAGCTTGCCAGGCAAGCTACCAGTTAAAGGCAATGCTAGTGATTCGACTAGACAATACAGTCTAGAGGAAGAGCTCATGTTGTCACTGATAGAACAACGTAGGTGA